The sequence below is a genomic window from Sphingobium sp. EP60837.
CCGGATATCGAGCGCGACGCGGTACAGCCCGGACTGATGGAGAACCGGATAGCCGCCTTTCTGGACCACCGTTCCCCCCGCCACATCCACCCAAATATCAGGCTTCACCTCGGAGGAAACGCCGGAAAAGTCCAGGATCAGGCGGTCCACGCCTGCTTCGCTCGCACGGCCGGTCCAGATATTGTCCAATATCGCGCCAGCCTTGGCTGGCCCACCCGCAGAAGACCAGTCGAGGCGGTAGCTCGCATTGATCCTGCCGCCCGCCCGCACCGCAGCGGCGGGGGTCCAGTAGGCGCAGACATTATCGACATATTCGCTGGTGGTAGGAAAGGCATATAGCCGGACCTGGCCCCCGCCAAAGGGCTTGAGCGGGCTTGCCCAAAGCGACGGTCGGCGTTCGTAGAATACGCCGTCATCCTGATAATGGTCGAAATTCCGATCGCGCTGCATCAGGCCGAAGCCCAATGGATTGCGCTCGGTGAACGCATCGACGCGGGGGGCGGCAGGATTTATCAACGGGCGGGCATGGACCGTTCCATCGGCGCTGCCGATCGCCAGCAGATCGGAATCGTGGATTTCCGGTCGCCAGTCCGTGCGGGACGATCGGCTGGCCTGATCATACCAGAACATGCTGGTCATCGGCATCAGCCCCAGTTCCGCAATGGCGCGGCGGGGGAAAAGTACCGTATCGACATCCTGCCGTACGCCCTGCGGTGTCCGTTCGCTCACGAAGCGATAGGCTCCGGTGATGGAGGCGCCGTCGAGCAGGGCATAGATGGTGACGCTGCTGCGCCCGGTGCGCTCAAGCCAGAAATGGGTGAAAAGGGGGAATTCCTCCTTGCCCTGGATACTGGTGTTGATCGCGATCGCGCGCGCGGACAGGCCGAACTGCTTGGTGGCGCCGGGCGAGCGGAAATAGGTGGCCCCCAGAAAGGAGAGCCAGTCACCGTCACGCGCCGCATTCATGATGCGAAACCCGGCATAGCCCGCGTTCGGCCCAAGCTTGCGCACGGCGTTGTCGGCAGGCGCGTCGAAGATGTTGGGGTCGTAGCGCAGCGGGGTGGCGCGGCCATTTTCGACCAGCGCGATTTCGACCGGCTGTTCGGCCGAGGCGCTCAGCGGGAAAAGCTGAATGCCCGTGTCGCCGGGCAGGTCGCCCCAGATTGTCCGGTCCTCCCGAAAACGCGCCTGATAAAGTGCGTCGTAATTGACGTTCCGCGCTCCGGGATGATGAGGCGTTTCCTTATAAGGCTGGCGGGCCAAGCGCTGGGCGCTTGCAATTACCGTTTCCCATGAGAAGCGTTCGGCTCTCGGCTGGGCCAGGGCCGATCGGGGGAAGAGGAGCGTTGCGCCTGAAACGGCGATCACCGCGCGCCGGTCAATCTTCATCATGCCGCCATGATGGGCGCATGGAGGCACATTGCAAGCCTTGTACCCCCAAAAAGCGGTGAAGCCTCCGCCCGGGGGGACGGAGGCTTCTGATATGCTGGCCGTTCGATCGAAGTGTTTCCCCCGGCGCGGTGGGGACTGTTGATGCGCCGGGGGCTACATGACCGTCTGCAAGGTGACCAATACCTCAGCCGGTCAATTTGGTTGGCTGGTCCGGATTACTGGATCAGCTTCAGGACGTTCTGCTGGCTCTGGTTCGCCTGGGCGAGCATCGCGGTCGAAGCCTGGCTCAGGATCTGCGCCTTGGCGAGAGCGGTCGTTTCGGCCGAGAAGTCGGCGTCTTCGATGCGGCTGCGGGCGTCGCTGAGGTTGGTGATGTTGTTGGTCAGGCTGTTGATCGTCGAGTCCAGGCGGTTCTGCGCGGCACCCAGCTGAGCACGGGCGGTCGCGACGGCCGTCAGGGTGGTATCGACGTTGCCCATCGCCGTGGCGGCGTTGGCGGCGGTATCGACTGCCGTCGCGGCGGCCAGGTCGGTCAGCGAGCTGAAGGTGATCGTCACCACGTCGCTGGCGTTGGCGCCTGCCTGGATGTCGATGGAGCCAGCCTGAGCCGTGTAGGTGGTGCCGGTCGCGGCGCTGTTGAAGATGCGGACGCCGTTGAACTCGGTCGTGGCGAGGACATTGGTGATCTGCGACTTCAGCGCGGTGACTTCAGCGTTCAGGTTGGTGCGGTCGCTGGCGGCGTAGGTTTCCGAAGCCGACTGGACGGCCAGTTCGCGGATACGCTGCAGCATGTTGGTGACTTCGCCGAGCGCGCCTTCCGCCGTCTGGGCCAGCGACAGGCCGTCATTGGCGTTGCGGATGCCCTGGGTCATGCCCTTGATCTGCGAAGTCATCTGCGAGGAGATGGCGAGGCCGGCAGCGTCGTCCTTGGCGCTGTTGATGCGCTTGCCGCTCGACAGGCGCTCCATCGCGGTGGTCAGCGACTTGCCTGCGAGAGCCGAAGCGTTGGCGGCGCGCAGAGCGGAGGAGTTGGTTCCGATAACAGTCATGATATTCCCTTTCTATGTCCTATCAGGTCGCTGCCATCAGGCTGCTTGCGGCCTCGAAAGGGGATAACGGCAGGCGGAAAAAAGCTTTTAGGGCAGGGCGCGATTTTTTTCAGAAAAATTCAAAAAGCACGCAAATCCGAGGCTCTCACGCGCGCATGTTTAGGAAGCATCATCGGCATGGCGGCAATGCGGAAGAAAATTGCCGCCCGGCGACATGGTAATTGCCGCATTAACTAGATGATAACCACGCGAAGGCATTTTCAGGATCATCGAAGGGGGTTGGAACGTGCGGGGGCACAATCCGGCCAAAATGATTGGGGACTATCATGTCGTCGCTTGACGTGAGCCGAGGTGTCTGTGCGCTCGTTCCGGGCCTGCAGCATTGGCTGGAAAACGCCTTTTATCTAGTGCGCATCGTCGATGCGCAAAGCCCGCGCGAGCGAGATGATCGCCGCGTCCTTCTGGCCACCGAGATCGGTCATGCCACTCATCGCGACATATTGATCAACCTGATCGAGGGCACGCCTTCGCTGGTTCCGGCGGCCAATGGCCTGCCCGCCCGCGTCGCTTTCGGCCTTGAAGACATGGCCTTCGCCTTCGCCCTGATCGCAGAACTCATCCGCCCGGCAAGCATTCCGGCAGTTGGCGACGCCGCCAGCACCCGCCTGATGACGCTGGCCGGGCGTGTCGCCCGCAGCGACGCCACTGTCCTGATCCAGGGCGACACCGGCACGGGCAAGGAAGGCATGGCGCGCTTCCTTCATGCGCAGTCGGGCCGTACTTCGCACGACTTCATCGCGGTCAATTGCGCCGCGCTTCCTGAAACGATGATGGAAGCAATGCTCTTTGGTCACAAGAAGGGAAGCTTCACTGGCGCGGCCAACGCGTCGGAAGGGCTGTTCCTGGCGGCCGACGGCGGCACCCTGTTCCTCGACGAGATTGCCGAACTGCCACTGGCGCTGCAGGCCAAGCTGCTCCGCGCGCTGCAGGAAAGCGAAATCCTCCCCGTCGGTGCCACCCATCCGGTGCCGGTCAATGTCCGCATCATCGCGGCGTGCAACCGCAACCTCGCCGCTGAAGTCGCCGCTGGCCGCTTCCGCGAAGATCTCTATTGGCGTTTGAACGTCATGCCGTTGGAGCTGCGTCCGCTCTCGGAGCGTCCGGGCGATGTTACCGCCATCGCCGCCGCCATGCTGCTGCGCCATCAGGATTTCGTCTGGCCGACCACCGCCGCGCTTTCCAAGCTTGCCGACCATATCTGGCCCGGTAACGCCCGTGAACTTGGCAATGTGCTTCAGCGGGCGGCCGTTTTGCGGGACGGCGACCGGATCGACGCGGACGACCTGCATATCGCCGGTGCGCCGCAATTGCGCGTGGTGGGGGTGGAACCCGCGCCTGCCGCCGAGCCGGTGCGCCTGCGCGATGTCGCCCGCCAGTCGAAGCTCGATGCGATCCGCGCCGCGCTGCGCGAGACGGACGGCCACCGCGCCGCCGCCGCCCGCAAGCTGGGCATTTCAGAACGCACCTTGCGCTATCGGCTCGCCGAGATGCGCGAACTTGCAGCGGCTTGAGGGAGGTAAGGCATGACCGGCATTTCCCCAACTGACAGCGTGATGGCCATCCGCAACGCCATCCTCCAGAAGAACGCCGCCCTGCGCGACGTCGCACAGACCGGGACGGTCGGCGGTGGCGCGGGTATCGGCGGGGCCGAGGGCACCAAGCCCGGCGGCTTTACCGAGGCGCTCAACTCCGCGCTGCAACAGGTCAACGGCCTGCAGAGCCAGGCGGGCGAGGCGGCTTCCGCCTTCGAGCGTGGCGAAACGACCGACATCGCCGCCGTCATGCTGGCCAAGCAGCAGGCGTCGGTCAGCTTCGAGGCGACCCTTCAGGTCCGCAACAAACTCCTGTCCGCTTACAAGGACATCATGAGCATGCCGGTGTAATATGAGCGAGAACGCACTCACCACCAATGTCGGCGGCGCGGCCGCTCTCCCCGCAACCAGCGGCTCCTCTTTCGGCGGCACCGATGCGCTTAAGGCGCGCTTCACCGGCTTCATCAAGCAGCCTGCGGTGGCAAAAAGCCTGCCGCTGCTCGGCCTGCTCGGCGTCGTCGCGACGGCGGGCGCGGCTTGGCTCGCCCTGCGCGAGCCGCCGCAGCGCGACCTGTTCCGCAGCCTGCCCGATGCCGACAAGTCGGCGGTGGCGCAGGTGCTGGACCAGAACGGCATGCGCTATGACTTCGACAATTCGGGCGCGATGACCGTGGCCGAGGATGATTATTTCAAGGCGAAGATGATGCTCGCCGCCCAGGGCCTGCCCAAGAGCGCGCCTGACGGCAACAGCATGATCGACAGCCTGCCGATGGGGGCGAGCCGCGCCGTCGAGGGCGAAAAGCTGCGGTCCGCCCGCGAAATGGACCTGGCCCGCACGATTGAGGCGATCGACAGCGTCGAAAGCGCCAAGGTGCATCTCGCCGTCGAACCGCCGAGTGTCTTCCTGCGCGAACGGGCCAAGCCGTCCGCCTCGGTGATGCTGCGCCTCGCTTCGGGCCGCACGCTGACCGACGCACAGGTCAGCGCGATCGTTCACCTCGTTGCCTCGTCGGTCCCGGAACTCAGCCCCGACCAGATTTCGCTGGTGGACCAGAATGGACGGCTGCTCAGCAACAATGACGGCAATGCAGCCGACGACCGCCAGCTCGCCGTCCAGTCGAAGATTGAGGATCGCTATCGCCAGTCGGTCATCGCGCTGCTGACGCCGATCCTGGGCGAAGGCAAATTCTCGACCGAGGTCCGCGCCGAACTCAATTTCGCCGAGCGCCAGGCGACCCGCGAAACCTATCCGCAGGACGAAGCGCGCCTGCGCACCGAAACCGGCAGCTGGGCCTCCGATCCGCGCGGCCAGGGTGCAGGCGGCGAGGCGGGCGGCGTTCCCGGCGCGCTCAGCAACCAGGCGCCGGTCAACCCGACTGTTACGCAGACCAATCCCAATGGCCAGGCCGTCAGCCAGGGCGCGCAGGCCAACCAGCCCGCGACCCCGGCCAGCGCGCCGATGAAGACCGAGGAAACCTTCAACCGCAGCTTTGAGCTGGGCCGCGAAGTGTCGGTGACCAAGGACGCGATCGGCACCGTCAAGCGCCTGTCGGTCGCGGTCGCTTTGGACAATGGCGCGGATGGCAAGCCACGCAGCGCGCAGGAGATCGCAGCCCTTGAAGCGCTGGTGAAGGGCGCGGTCGGCTTCGATCAGGCACGCGGCGACGTGGTCGCTCTGTCCTCGCGCAGTTTCGTGAAGGCCGAGGAAGTGAAGGCACCCTGGTATGAAGCCGACTGGGTTTCGCCGCTGGTGCGCAATCTCTCGGCTCTCGCTGTCGCTCTGCTGGTGGTCTTCGGCATCGGCCGCCCGCTGCTGAAGCGCCGCGCCGCCGCCCAGGAAGCCGCCGCTGCCGATGTCGCCGCCCAGGGCCAGAAGATCGGCCGCGAAATCTCGACGGAGATCACCAAGCAGGCCGCGATCGCTCCTGATGGCAGCAAGGCCGTCACGCTCGACATGATTTCGTCCACCTATGACTATGCGCAGCGCGCCGACCTCATTCGCAACTTCGTGAAGCAGGACCCGGATCGCGCCGCCCTTGTCGTCCGCGACCTCCTGAAGGAAGGGAAGAAGGACAATGGCTGAGGCCGCTACCGCCCCCGCGATCAAGGGCAGCGCCGCCGCTGCCGTCCTCCTGATGCTCTTCGACGAGGATGAGGCCGCGCAGATCCTCTCCCGCCTGGAGCCCGACGAAGTCCGCCAGCTTGGCTACGCGATGTATGACGTCGCCGACGTTGCGGTCGAGGAAGTGAACGAGGCGCTCGACCATTTCGTCACGAAGGCGAAGAAGCGCACCACCATCGGCTACGGCGCGACCCGTCATATCCGGGGCGCGATGACCAAGGCTTTGGGCGAGGAACGCGCTGAGACGATCCTGGCGCGGATCACGCCGCCCACGCGCTCCACCCAGCTCGAAATGCTCAAGTGGATGGACGCCAAGGAAGTCGCGTCGCTGATCGAAGCGGAGCATCCGCAGATCATGGCGATCGTCTTGGCTCATCTGGAAGCGCCGGTCGCCGCCGACGTGCTGCAATTGCTGCCCGCCGAATATCAGGAAGAGATTGTCTATCGCATCGCGACCCTCGGTTCGGTGTCCAACGAGGCGCTGGACGACCTGGAGCAGCTGCTGCTGCGCGGTTCGACGTCCAAGAAACAGGGCGCTGCCTCGCAGCGCGGCGGCACGATCGAAGCAGCCGCGATCATGAACAATGTCCGCAAGGAGAATGAGCAGCGGATCATCAAGGCGATCGCCAAGCGCGACAAGATGATCGCGCAGACCATCGAAGAAGAGATGTTCGTGTTCGATAACCTGATCGACATGGATGACAAGAATATGGGCACGCTGATGCGCACCATCGACAGCAGC
It includes:
- a CDS encoding glucan biosynthesis protein yields the protein MMKIDRRAVIAVSGATLLFPRSALAQPRAERFSWETVIASAQRLARQPYKETPHHPGARNVNYDALYQARFREDRTIWGDLPGDTGIQLFPLSASAEQPVEIALVENGRATPLRYDPNIFDAPADNAVRKLGPNAGYAGFRIMNAARDGDWLSFLGATYFRSPGATKQFGLSARAIAINTSIQGKEEFPLFTHFWLERTGRSSVTIYALLDGASITGAYRFVSERTPQGVRQDVDTVLFPRRAIAELGLMPMTSMFWYDQASRSSRTDWRPEIHDSDLLAIGSADGTVHARPLINPAAPRVDAFTERNPLGFGLMQRDRNFDHYQDDGVFYERRPSLWASPLKPFGGGQVRLYAFPTTSEYVDNVCAYWTPAAAVRAGGRINASYRLDWSSAGGPAKAGAILDNIWTGRASEAGVDRLILDFSGVSSEVKPDIWVDVAGGTVVQKGGYPVLHQSGLYRVALDIRRDSGQPADIRVQLRSGNRPFSEYVHYPLGA
- a CDS encoding flagellin N-terminal helical domain-containing protein encodes the protein MTVIGTNSSALRAANASALAGKSLTTAMERLSSGKRINSAKDDAAGLAISSQMTSQIKGMTQGIRNANDGLSLAQTAEGALGEVTNMLQRIRELAVQSASETYAASDRTNLNAEVTALKSQITNVLATTEFNGVRIFNSAATGTTYTAQAGSIDIQAGANASDVVTITFSSLTDLAAATAVDTAANAATAMGNVDTTLTAVATARAQLGAAQNRLDSTINSLTNNITNLSDARSRIEDADFSAETTALAKAQILSQASTAMLAQANQSQQNVLKLIQ
- a CDS encoding sigma-54 interaction domain-containing protein gives rise to the protein MSSLDVSRGVCALVPGLQHWLENAFYLVRIVDAQSPRERDDRRVLLATEIGHATHRDILINLIEGTPSLVPAANGLPARVAFGLEDMAFAFALIAELIRPASIPAVGDAASTRLMTLAGRVARSDATVLIQGDTGTGKEGMARFLHAQSGRTSHDFIAVNCAALPETMMEAMLFGHKKGSFTGAANASEGLFLAADGGTLFLDEIAELPLALQAKLLRALQESEILPVGATHPVPVNVRIIAACNRNLAAEVAAGRFREDLYWRLNVMPLELRPLSERPGDVTAIAAAMLLRHQDFVWPTTAALSKLADHIWPGNARELGNVLQRAAVLRDGDRIDADDLHIAGAPQLRVVGVEPAPAAEPVRLRDVARQSKLDAIRAALRETDGHRAAAARKLGISERTLRYRLAEMRELAAA
- the fliE gene encoding flagellar hook-basal body complex protein FliE produces the protein MTGISPTDSVMAIRNAILQKNAALRDVAQTGTVGGGAGIGGAEGTKPGGFTEALNSALQQVNGLQSQAGEAASAFERGETTDIAAVMLAKQQASVSFEATLQVRNKLLSAYKDIMSMPV
- the fliF gene encoding flagellar basal-body MS-ring/collar protein FliF; this encodes MSENALTTNVGGAAALPATSGSSFGGTDALKARFTGFIKQPAVAKSLPLLGLLGVVATAGAAWLALREPPQRDLFRSLPDADKSAVAQVLDQNGMRYDFDNSGAMTVAEDDYFKAKMMLAAQGLPKSAPDGNSMIDSLPMGASRAVEGEKLRSAREMDLARTIEAIDSVESAKVHLAVEPPSVFLRERAKPSASVMLRLASGRTLTDAQVSAIVHLVASSVPELSPDQISLVDQNGRLLSNNDGNAADDRQLAVQSKIEDRYRQSVIALLTPILGEGKFSTEVRAELNFAERQATRETYPQDEARLRTETGSWASDPRGQGAGGEAGGVPGALSNQAPVNPTVTQTNPNGQAVSQGAQANQPATPASAPMKTEETFNRSFELGREVSVTKDAIGTVKRLSVAVALDNGADGKPRSAQEIAALEALVKGAVGFDQARGDVVALSSRSFVKAEEVKAPWYEADWVSPLVRNLSALAVALLVVFGIGRPLLKRRAAAQEAAAADVAAQGQKIGREISTEITKQAAIAPDGSKAVTLDMISSTYDYAQRADLIRNFVKQDPDRAALVVRDLLKEGKKDNG
- the fliG gene encoding flagellar motor switch protein FliG; protein product: MAEAATAPAIKGSAAAAVLLMLFDEDEAAQILSRLEPDEVRQLGYAMYDVADVAVEEVNEALDHFVTKAKKRTTIGYGATRHIRGAMTKALGEERAETILARITPPTRSTQLEMLKWMDAKEVASLIEAEHPQIMAIVLAHLEAPVAADVLQLLPAEYQEEIVYRIATLGSVSNEALDDLEQLLLRGSTSKKQGAASQRGGTIEAAAIMNNVRKENEQRIIKAIAKRDKMIAQTIEEEMFVFDNLIDMDDKNMGTLMRTIDSSVLVVALKGANDMLKGKIFGSMSARAAQAIADEIEERGPIRLAEVMDAQKLIIATARRMADAGTIMLGGKGNDFV